A genomic region of Miscanthus floridulus cultivar M001 chromosome 3, ASM1932011v1, whole genome shotgun sequence contains the following coding sequences:
- the LOC136547406 gene encoding pre-rRNA-processing protein ESF2-like: protein MAEHPERDQFTDEEEDDFLEDGEQGIGSEDEDEGGEGAGGKRKRLGNSLGGIGKRGVCYLSRVPPHMNPSHIRQMLSKYGEVLRIYLVPEGQGHRKHTTVKAKAYAEGWIEFAKKSVAKRVANLLNGEQIGGKKRSPFYYDIWNIKYLRKFKWDDLVGEMAEKTHIREQKLTLEIAAAKKQRDHYLSNVEKSRALKHIQERRKKKQKTEGAEASNAPETKTARPIPQKKPVGEIDAKTKSTLSKDILAGVFGGSS, encoded by the exons ATGGCGGAGCACCCCGAGAGAGACCAGTTCACGGACGAGGAGGAAGATGACTTCCTGGAGGACGGCGAGCAAGGCATTGGAAGCGAGGACGAGGATGAAGGAGGGGAAGGAGCGGGGGGCAAGAGGAAGCGGCTGGGGAATAGCCTGGGCGGGATCGGCAAGCGGGGGGTGTGCTACCTCAGCCGCGTCCCGCCGCACATGAACCCGTCGCACATCCGCCAGATGCTCTCCAAGTACGGCGAGGTGCTCAGGATTTACCTCGTGCCTGAAG GTCAAGGTCATCGGAAGCATACTACTGTTAAAGCGAAGGCTTACGCCGAAGG GTGGATTGAATTTGCGAAGAAGAGTGTTGCCAAGAGAGTGGCTAATCTGCTTAATGGTGAACAAATAG GCGGGAAGAAGAGATCTCCATTTTATTATGACATTTGGAACATTAAATACCTCAGGAAGTTCAAATGGGATGATCTGGTTGGTGAAATGG CTGAGAAAACTCACATCAGAGAGCAGAAATTAACCTTGGAGATAGCAGCAGCAAAGAAACAACGTGATCACTACCTGTCCAATGTTGAAAAGTCTCGCGCATTGAAGCACATTCAAGAGCGCAGGAAAAAG AAGCAGAAGACAGAAGGAGCAGAAGCCAGTAATGCCCCAGAAACAAAAACTGCTCGTCCAATTCCTCAAAAGAAACCAGTCGGGGAGATTGATGCCAAAACTAAATCTACGCTTTCAAAAGACATTTTAGCTGGT GTATTCGGGGGTTCATCATGA